The DNA region TCTTTGGCAGGGGTCTGTATTGTCAGTGGTGGCGCACAAGGGGTTGATGGTATTTCCCATCAGTCAGCGGGCATTTCCAATACCATCATGGTGGCAGGAACAGGGCTTGATATTCGCTATCCCTCTTTACATGTAAAGCTGATTGAAGGCATTGAAAAAGAGGGGTTGGTACTGAGCCAATTTGAAGCAGGACAGCCTTCTCTTAAATGGAATTTTCCATTGCGTAACGAATTGGTAGTTGCTTTGGGCGAAGCACTGATTGTGACACAAGCTGATCTGAAAAGTGGAACGATGCACAGCATTGAATTTGCGCTCAAAATGCAAAAGCCGATCTATGTACTGCCGCATCGTTTAGGGGAGAGTGAAGGTACTAACTGGCTTCTCTCCAAGGGATTAGCCACACCACTGTATGACATCGATGCGTTTGTTGCCCATTTTGGTCATGTGGATATACCTAGCAAAGATGATTTTTTGATCTACTGTGACACACATCCTCTTTACCTTGAAGCAGTGGCAACATTTCCACAAAAAGTATTTGAATATGAATGTTTGGGTAAAATTGCAGTTGAAAATGGACGCATTAAATGCGTATAAAGGAAACAGATGGGTTTTGAGTGGATTATTGCTTTTTTAGTCTTGGGATTAGTCGTTGGCTTTATGGCGGGATTACTTGGTATTGGTGGTGGTGGAATAATGGTACCCGTCTTAACAAGCATTTTTCTCGCACAAGGTGTTCCCGTTGAACAAGTTGTCCACATGGCACTTGGAACCTCAATGGCTTCTATTGTTTTCACATCCTTTGCGAGCATGAGGGCACACCACAAAAAAGGTGCGGTGATGTGGAATGTCGTGAAATACATGGCAGGAGGTGTCGTCATTGGTACATTTGCGGCAACCTTTTTAGCGACTTATATGAAATCAGTGCAACTTGCCATCTTCTTTGCGATCTTTATGGCCTATGTTTCCATTCAAATGGCGATCGATAAAAAACCCAAACCGAGTCGTGAGCTTTCAACGCCACCATCGCTTTTTGGGGTAGGTTCATTGATTGGCATTGTCTCTGCGTTGGTTTCTATCGGTGGAGGTTCTCTTACCGTGCCGTATCTTGTTTGGCAAAATGTGGATCTTAAAAAAGCAATAGCCACATCTGCTGCCATTGGGTTTCCTTTGTCTATTGCAGGCACTGCTGGCTATATTGTCAATGGACTGATGCACGCAGAAGGAGGTGCTGATATGATGTTAGGGTTTGTGTATCTCCCTGGCGTTGTCCTTATCTCCATTGTGAGCTATTTTACGGCTCCTTTAGGTGCTAAAATGGCGCATACACTTCCTGTGGGCAAGCTCAAAAAAATTTTTGCATTGCTTTTAATGACACTCAGCATTAAAATGCTGACATCAGTCCTTTAGTTCTTTACATGTAAAAGCGTTAAGATGGCGATAGAAAAAGTTAAAGCTTATTTTAAAACGTTTGATATGGAAGAGCAAGTGATTGAGTTTGCAGTTTCCAGCGCAACCGTTGAACTTGCCGCTGCTGCATTAGCATGCGCACCAGAGCGCATTGCTAAAAGCCTTACTTTTTATGGGGAAGAGAGTGCTATACTGATTGTAACAGCAGGTGATGCTAAAGTCGATAATCAAAAGTTTAAAGAGCATTTTAACATGAAAGCTAAAATGTTGAAAGTAGAAGATGTAGAGCCACTTATCGGACATGCCATTGGTGGTGTCTGTCCGTTTGGGGTCAATACTCATGTGCATATCTATTTGGACATTTCGCTCAAGCGCTTTGATGTGGTCTACCCAGCAGCAGGAAGTGCCAATAGCGCGATTGCTTTAGATTTAAAGTCATTAGAGGTTCATTCTAAAGCGTTAGGTTGGGTAGATGTTTGTAAAAACTGGTAAGACTCGTTTACATGTAAAGAGGAATATATAATGCAAAAAGTTTTTTTAACGATATTTTTGATTCCATCATTACTTGTGTGTGCAAGCAATCTTTTTGACGAAAACCAGCCTCTTGTGGCTGTAAGTAGCTGTATGGAACGTATTGAAATTAAAAATAGCCATACTCCTGTTGATCTGTTTAAATCAAGCGCTAAATGTATTGAGGAAGAAAAATACCCGCAAGCTGTTGAGCTTTACTTGGTGGCTACAGCGTATGGTTATTTTGATAGCGCACGTGTGGTGGACAAAAGCACACGTCAATCCTTAGATACGCTCAAAACTGAAATTTTTGGACCACTGGATGCTACCAAACGTAATCAGTTTGCAGAAGCTTTGCGTGCAAGGTTGGATGATATGAAATCAAGCTGTAATTTCCTTGAAAAGCTAGGAAAGCCAACTTATTATCCAAAATATTTGGTCGAAAATGGTGTGACGCGTGGCGATGGACTCATTCTTAATTACGATGCGAAGGCCTTGTGGGATGATACACGGTTTGAGTATTTGAAATGCCCGTAAATTATCTTTACATGTAACACTTTAAAGATAGTGTTTCGCCAGACCTCCGAGCGAGGTCTCTTTGTAGTTGGTGTTCATATCTTTGCCTGTTTCGACCATCGTTTGAATAATCTCATCAAAACTGACTTTATGTGTTCCATCGGTATAGGAAGTATATTCTGCCGCATCAACGGCACGAATCGCCGCTACGGCATTGCGCTCAATACAAGGCACTTGTACGTAGCCTGCTATGGGGTCGCACGTCATACCAAGATGGTGTTCTAGTCCCATCTCTGCCGCGTAATCAATCTGCTGTAAATTGCCTCCAAAAAGATACGATGCCATGCCTGCTGCCATTGAACACGCGACACCCACTTCACCTTGACAGCCCACTTCTGCGCCTGAAATGGAGCCATTAAATTTCACGATATTGCCCAAAAGTCCCGCCACAGCAAGGGCTCGTAAACAGTCGGTTTGATCTAACGTATAAAGCTCTTTGAGGTAACGAAGTACGGCAGGAACAACGCCACAGGCACCACATGTTGGGGCTGTGACGACAATATTGCCTGAAGCATTCTCTTCACTGGTGGCGAGGGCATAGGCGAAAATGATGCCATGAGTACGTTTTTCTTCTTTGCGCGCTTTAGCAAAAAACATGGGAGCTTTTCTGGGGTATTGAAGAATTCCAGGTAAAACACCTGATTGTTTTAGCCCTCGATCAATCGTGGTTTGCATACTTTGCCACACTTCAGCAAGATACTCCCAGATTGTTTCACCTTCGTAGGCTTCGACATATTGCCAAAGCTCTTTGTGCTCTTTTTCGCACCATTTTATAATCTCATTAAATGTTGTGAGTGGATAAATGGAAGGCTCAGCAATAGGATTTTCTCCTGCTTCTTTGAGCGCACTACCACCTACACTGTAAACTTCCCAAGAGCCAAGCAGTTCTTGTTGTTCATTAAACGCTTCAAAAAACATGCCATTGGAGTGAAAGGGTTTGGTGATGTCGGGACGAAAGAGTATTTCAATACCAGAAGAGGCTAAAGCTTGGCGGAGTGCATCATCGGTTAAGTGACCACGTCCCGTTGCCGCAAGCGAGCCAAAAAGAGTGGCACGGTATAAAGAAGCATTGGGAAAGCGTTTTTTGAAAAGTGTACCTGCGTTAAAAGGTCCCATCGTGTGGCTGGAAGAGGGTCCATGCCCAATACAGTAAAATGACCTAAGTGATTGCATGAGAGACACCTTTTGCGACGAAAAATTGTGGTGGATTATAGCATAGAATATGCTTTACATGTAAAGGCACAAAGAGCGCTTTAAATCAATCTTCGGTAGAATAAATTTATATGAGACTCCTTGCAAAATTCATTTTGCAAGAAGAAAAAGCAGCGAAGGTGCGTGGGCTTTCTACCGAAGAAAACGCAGTGTTAACGTAGTCTTTAGAGTTTTGCTTTAAAGACGTGTAAAGAGTTCTGCAAGAACTCTATTGAACTAAAGAGTACTATTTGAAAAAAACAGCAAGTATTGATATTGGGCTGAAGCGTATTGGTGTGGCACTTAGTTTGGCTGAAGGCATTGTGTCTCCGCAAGAGGCGATACTGCGCAAAAATCGTGACCAAGCCGCACGCGATGTCGATGCTTTTTTAAACGAATGGAGCATTGAACTTTTGGTCGTGGGACTTCCCAAAGGTGGCAGTAGCAGTGAAGAGATGGAGCGGCGCATCAAACACTTTGTGAGTTTGTTGGCATTTAGCGGCGAAGTGGTCTTTCAAGATGAGTACGGCTCAAGCAATGAAGCCAAAGAGATGATGCAAGGCATTACCCGTCAAAAGCGCGATGGCAGAATTGATTCCATGGCGGCAAAAGTGATTTTAGAACGCTATTTTGATACTCTAAAGGCGCGTCATGGTTGAGCTTGAGGTTGCAGAAATTATCGGAACAGTCGCTTTCGCACTGAGCGGTTTTTACGTGGCGGTGAAAGAAAAATTGGATCTTTTGGGTATTTTTATCGCTTCATTTCTAACAGCACTCGGTGGTGGACTGGTACGCGATATGTTGGCAAGCCGCTCTCCTTACACCTTTACCCATCTGATGCCTTCTATTTTAGTAATTGCAGTCATTGGGCTGAGTATTTTGTTTCAATTACATAAAAAAGATGAGATTGAGAAGACATTTTATTTTATCATTAGCGATACGTTAGGATTGGTTTCATTTTCTATTTCAGGGGCATTGATTGCGTTACAAGTAGAGTTTAACTTCTTTGGCGTTGTTTTAATGGCACTGATAACAGCCGTAGGCGGAGGTGTCATTCGAGATATTTTACTGAACCGTGTGCCTCTTTTGTTAACCAGTGAATTTTACGGTACGGTTTCACTTTTGGTGGGAGCGATTTTATTTGTGTTTGCGCAGTTTGATATTAGTGGATATGTGCCTTTGATGGCAGTCTTTGCTTTTGGAGCAGCACTTCGATTGTTAGCGTATTACAAACAGTGGAATTTACCCAAAATTGGGTAAGGTTTTTTTCGCTATAATAGTGCTTTTTTAGAGGAGTACATGATGGATTTTGAAACAATGGATAAAGAGTATGTGTTGCAAACGTATGCGAGAAACTATGTCAATTTTAAACACGGTATCAACGCAACACTTTTTGATGATAAAGGAAGAGATTATATCGACTTTACGAGCGGTATTGGTGTGGTGAGTGTGGGGCATGGCAATCAAAGACTTGCGGATGCAATCAGTGATCAAGCACGCAATCTGATACATACCTCCAATCTCTATTTGATTGAACCCCAAGCAAAGTTAGCGAAAAAAATCAATGAACTCACAGGCTTTGATGTAGGAGTATTTTTTGGTAACTCAGGTGCTGAAGCCAATGAAGGCGCCATTAAACTGGCACGTAAATACGGCGAGAAAAAATTTGCCAATAAAAAATTCAAAGTGCTAACCTTGGAACACTCATTTCATGGTAGAACGATTACGACGGTTAAGGCTACCGGACAAGAAAAATTTCATCAAACGGCTTTTGCGCCGTATCCTGAAGGATTTGCGTATACCAAAGAGATCGCGGATCTTTATAACTCTATCGATGATGAGACCGTTGCTGTCATGATAGAACTTGTTCAAGGGGAGGGTGGCGTTAAGGCATTCCCTAAAAAAGAGATTCAGGATTTGGCAAAGTTTTTGAAAGAAAAAGAGATTTTGCTCATTATTGACGAAGTCCAAAGTGGTGTTTTTAGAAGTGGCGAGTTCTTAGCAACATCGCTTTATGAGATCGAGCCAGACATCATCACACTTGCCAAAGGTTTAGCAGGTGGTGTACCTATTGGTGCGGTTATTAGCAAACACAAAGATATCTTTGAAGCAGGCGATCATGGTAGTACCTTTGGTGGCAATTTCCTCTCAACACGTGCAGGACTAGAAGCATTGGCCATTTTAGAAGAGTACAAGCAAAGTGGTATGCTGGATGAAGCACTCATCTATTTTGATGGAAAACTAAAAGCGACACAAGCAGCATTCCCCACACTGTTTGAAAGTGTTGAAGGTCTTGGTCTTATGCGTGGTCTTAAGTGTCCAAGTAGTGATATTTTGGCAAGTATCATCAAAAAAACATTTGAAAATGGCTTATTAGTATTGAAAGCTGGTAAAAATACGTTACGTTTTTTACCACCACTTACCATCTCGAAAGAGGAGATTGATGAAGGCTTTAAACGCTTAGAGAGTGCGTGTAAAACGCTTTTATAAAAGAGATACGTGAAATTTAGCGCTTATATGCAAGAGTGGCTCTATGGTAATGAGGGCTACTACCGCAATGTGCGAACCATCGGAAAAGAGGGTGATTTTTACACCGCTGTGAGTACGAGTATGTTTTTTGGTGGCTCCATTGCCAAACGACTGATTTCAACCATTGAAAGTGGTTTTTTAACTTCATCTTGCACTGTCGTTGAAATTGGTGCACATAAAGGCTATCTCCTAGCCGATATGATTCAGTTTATTTATACCCTCAATCCCGAATTGCTCCAAACCCTCACATTTGTCATTGTTGAGCCTTTTTCTGCCAACCAAGCAATGCAAAAAAACTACTTTGAAGAGGCTTTTGGAGATGCTGTAAAAGTTTTACATGTAAAGCGTTTGGAAGCGTTTACATGTAAAGAAGCATTCTTTGTGGCGAATGAGATTTTTGACGCTTTTCCCTGTGAATTGATCAAAGAAGATCAGATGCTTTTTATTGAAAAAGACCAAGCTTTTTTTGAGACAATGGACAGTGAAACGAAAGCCAAAGCAAAAGAGTATGGTATGAGCAAAGGCGAACTTTGCTTGGAGTATGAGCCTTTTGCAGATGCGATGAACCAGTGTTGTGAACGTTTTGAGTTTGTAACCTTTGATTATGGCGATAAAGAAGCACGTGGTGATTTTTCACTACGCGTTTACGCTAACCATCAGGTCTATCCATTTTTTGCACTCACCGATTTAGTGGAAGAAAAGCTTCGTGAAAAAAGTGATTTTAATGGCTTCTTTGCTAAGGCGGATATTACGTACGATGTCAATTTCAGCCACCTTTTCTATGCTTTTGAAAAAAATGGCATTCATGTTCATGACTACGCGACACAGATGAAAGCCTTAGTTGATTTTGGTTTGGTGGAGCTTTTAGAACTTTTTGCTCAAAATGTTTCAGAAAAGCAGTATGAACGGGAAATGAACAAAATTAAAACATTGATTGACCCTTCCTTTATGGGAGAACGATTTAAAATGGCGTGTTTTCGTAAAGGAGAAGCTTAATGCAGTTGATTGTGAATGGTGAAAGAAAAGAGAGCGAAGCAAAGAGCATTAAAGCACTTTTGGATGAACTTGGAATTGAAAGTAAAGTAATGGCGGCAGCTGTCAATATGAATGTTGTCAAAAAAGAACTCTGGGAGAGTTATGTGCTTGTGGAAAACGATAAAGTCGAGTTTTTACAGTTTGTAGGTGGCGGCGCTTAGTGCCAAAGCTGTCGGTTGCTTTTCTTGCCTTCAATCACCACTACAGCAATAGCAAAACCATTGTCATGCGTGATGGAGAGTGAAAGATCGGTAATCTCATAATCTTCAATTAAATGACGTGAAAGTGTAAACGAGGGTGCATTTTTGGAATCTTTTGAAAGCTTGATGTCAAAGAAACCACATTTTTCGCTAATACCAATACCTAAAGCTTTAGAAACGGCTTCTTTTGCCGCATAAAACCCAGCAATCGTGGTATCACTGTTAGCTAAAGCAATTTCTTCAGGAGTTAAAAATTTAGCGAACGCCTTGTCACCAAAGCGCTCTTTGAGTTTGGTTATTCGCTCAATCTCAACAATATCGATGCCGATCATTGAACCACAAAATCTGTAAAGTAGATATTTTTGACTTGTCCATCAGAGAGATTTTCATTGATTTTATCAAGGACTTCATCTTTGAGTTTATCTTTTCCCTTCAATGTGCTAATCTCTTCAAATGTTTTAGAAGAAAATGTGCGGATGATAATATCACGAATCAAAGATTTTTTATGGTCCATCTCAGGTTGTAATTTTGGATCGCTAAG from Sulfurospirillum diekertiae includes:
- a CDS encoding sulfite exporter TauE/SafE family protein; amino-acid sequence: MGFEWIIAFLVLGLVVGFMAGLLGIGGGGIMVPVLTSIFLAQGVPVEQVVHMALGTSMASIVFTSFASMRAHHKKGAVMWNVVKYMAGGVVIGTFAATFLATYMKSVQLAIFFAIFMAYVSIQMAIDKKPKPSRELSTPPSLFGVGSLIGIVSALVSIGGGSLTVPYLVWQNVDLKKAIATSAAIGFPLSIAGTAGYIVNGLMHAEGGADMMLGFVYLPGVVLISIVSYFTAPLGAKMAHTLPVGKLKKIFALLLMTLSIKMLTSVL
- a CDS encoding L-serine ammonia-lyase yields the protein MQSLRSFYCIGHGPSSSHTMGPFNAGTLFKKRFPNASLYRATLFGSLAATGRGHLTDDALRQALASSGIEILFRPDITKPFHSNGMFFEAFNEQQELLGSWEVYSVGGSALKEAGENPIAEPSIYPLTTFNEIIKWCEKEHKELWQYVEAYEGETIWEYLAEVWQSMQTTIDRGLKQSGVLPGILQYPRKAPMFFAKARKEEKRTHGIIFAYALATSEENASGNIVVTAPTCGACGVVPAVLRYLKELYTLDQTDCLRALAVAGLLGNIVKFNGSISGAEVGCQGEVGVACSMAAGMASYLFGGNLQQIDYAAEMGLEHHLGMTCDPIAGYVQVPCIERNAVAAIRAVDAAEYTSYTDGTHKVSFDEIIQTMVETGKDMNTNYKETSLGGLAKHYL
- the thiS gene encoding sulfur carrier protein ThiS; its protein translation is MQLIVNGERKESEAKSIKALLDELGIESKVMAAAVNMNVVKKELWESYVLVENDKVEFLQFVGGGA
- a CDS encoding trimeric intracellular cation channel family protein, giving the protein MVELEVAEIIGTVAFALSGFYVAVKEKLDLLGIFIASFLTALGGGLVRDMLASRSPYTFTHLMPSILVIAVIGLSILFQLHKKDEIEKTFYFIISDTLGLVSFSISGALIALQVEFNFFGVVLMALITAVGGGVIRDILLNRVPLLLTSEFYGTVSLLVGAILFVFAQFDISGYVPLMAVFAFGAALRLLAYYKQWNLPKIG
- a CDS encoding SAM-dependent methyltransferase; translation: MKFSAYMQEWLYGNEGYYRNVRTIGKEGDFYTAVSTSMFFGGSIAKRLISTIESGFLTSSCTVVEIGAHKGYLLADMIQFIYTLNPELLQTLTFVIVEPFSANQAMQKNYFEEAFGDAVKVLHVKRLEAFTCKEAFFVANEIFDAFPCELIKEDQMLFIEKDQAFFETMDSETKAKAKEYGMSKGELCLEYEPFADAMNQCCERFEFVTFDYGDKEARGDFSLRVYANHQVYPFFALTDLVEEKLREKSDFNGFFAKADITYDVNFSHLFYAFEKNGIHVHDYATQMKALVDFGLVELLELFAQNVSEKQYEREMNKIKTLIDPSFMGERFKMACFRKGEA
- the ruvX gene encoding Holliday junction resolvase RuvX codes for the protein MKKTASIDIGLKRIGVALSLAEGIVSPQEAILRKNRDQAARDVDAFLNEWSIELLVVGLPKGGSSSEEMERRIKHFVSLLAFSGEVVFQDEYGSSNEAKEMMQGITRQKRDGRIDSMAAKVILERYFDTLKARHG
- the acpS gene encoding holo-ACP synthase; this encodes MIGIDIVEIERITKLKERFGDKAFAKFLTPEEIALANSDTTIAGFYAAKEAVSKALGIGISEKCGFFDIKLSKDSKNAPSFTLSRHLIEDYEITDLSLSITHDNGFAIAVVVIEGKKSNRQLWH
- a CDS encoding DNA-processing protein DprA, with product MIQTIDFHIPELECMKVYPKLLYYLGNSNLLTRPKISIVGTRHPITYTKILTAELAHKLSLAGVCIVSGGAQGVDGISHQSAGISNTIMVAGTGLDIRYPSLHVKLIEGIEKEGLVLSQFEAGQPSLKWNFPLRNELVVALGEALIVTQADLKSGTMHSIEFALKMQKPIYVLPHRLGESEGTNWLLSKGLATPLYDIDAFVAHFGHVDIPSKDDFLIYCDTHPLYLEAVATFPQKVFEYECLGKIAVENGRIKCV
- a CDS encoding YbaK/EbsC family protein; translated protein: MAIEKVKAYFKTFDMEEQVIEFAVSSATVELAAAALACAPERIAKSLTFYGEESAILIVTAGDAKVDNQKFKEHFNMKAKMLKVEDVEPLIGHAIGGVCPFGVNTHVHIYLDISLKRFDVVYPAAGSANSAIALDLKSLEVHSKALGWVDVCKNW
- a CDS encoding aspartate aminotransferase family protein; translated protein: MMDFETMDKEYVLQTYARNYVNFKHGINATLFDDKGRDYIDFTSGIGVVSVGHGNQRLADAISDQARNLIHTSNLYLIEPQAKLAKKINELTGFDVGVFFGNSGAEANEGAIKLARKYGEKKFANKKFKVLTLEHSFHGRTITTVKATGQEKFHQTAFAPYPEGFAYTKEIADLYNSIDDETVAVMIELVQGEGGVKAFPKKEIQDLAKFLKEKEILLIIDEVQSGVFRSGEFLATSLYEIEPDIITLAKGLAGGVPIGAVISKHKDIFEAGDHGSTFGGNFLSTRAGLEALAILEEYKQSGMLDEALIYFDGKLKATQAAFPTLFESVEGLGLMRGLKCPSSDILASIIKKTFENGLLVLKAGKNTLRFLPPLTISKEEIDEGFKRLESACKTLL